In Calliopsis andreniformis isolate RMS-2024a chromosome 6, iyCalAndr_principal, whole genome shotgun sequence, a single genomic region encodes these proteins:
- the Aralar1 gene encoding calcium-binding mitochondrial carrier protein Aralar1 isoform X2 gives MHHKNNGDFIEGSGYLKRANTERLHEIFNQYASQEKNGERFMTPSDFVRSYLGLYTDPDYNPDSVNLLAGIVDTSKDGLISFAEFQAFEGLLCVPDALYKTAFQLFDTNGNGMVAFDEFAEVMRKTELHQRMPFNMNSSFIKLYFGKDKRRLISYPEFSQFLHDFHEEYATEAFKKFDKDGQGFISALDFQDIMLSIKSHLLTPDVKDNLVAAASTGQGGRKVSFPYFMAFNSLLNNMELIKRIYLNATNGHRYEEVTKERFLHSAQMMSQITPLEVDILFQLCDLLHQTGKIVYNDLVAITPEQYFKQITKRLAEIKAVSSPEERGVVVQILESAYRFVLGSVGGAVGATAVYPIDLVKTRMQNQRTGSLVGELMYRNSFDCLKKVIRHEGFFGLYRGLLPQLMGVAPEKAIKLTVNDFVRDKFMDKYGNLPLFGEILAGGCAGGSQVIFTNPLEIVKIRLQVAGEIAGGSKVRAWTVVKELGLFGLYKGAKACFLRDIPFSAIYFPMYAHTKARLADEGGYNTPLSLLVSGAIAGVPAAALVTPADVIKTRLQVVAREGQTTYSGLMDCASKIYKEEGARAFWKGATGPGNLILTRVFRSSPQFGVTLFTYELLQRLFVIDFGGSRPTGSEQKVPATGVAHEIRSTNPDHIGGYQVALPIFTGIETKFGLCLPRFQAITGK, from the exons GAGAAGAATGGCGAGAGGTTCATGACCCCGTCTGACTTCGTACGAAGCTACCTTGGCCTCTACACTGATCCAGACTACAATCCTGATTCCGTCAATTTGCTCGCCGGTATCGTCGATACCAGTAAAGATGG GCTCATATCATTCGCCGAGTTCCAGGCGTTCGAAGGGCTGCTCTGCGTACCTGACGCCTTGTACAAGACAGCCTTCCAGTTGTTCGACACTAATGGAAATGGAATGGTTGCGTTTG ACGAGTTCGCTGAGGTGATGCGGAAGACAGAGCTGCATCAACGGATGCCCTTCAACATGAACAGCAGTTTCATTAAACTTTACTTCGGGAAGGACAAACGGAGGCTTATCAGTTATCCGGAGTTCAGTCAATTCTTACAC GATTTCCACGAAGAATACGCGACAGAGGCATTCAAGAAATTTGACAAAGACGGACAAGGTTTCATTTCGGCGTTAGATTTTCAAGATATCATGCTTAGCATTAAGAGTCATCTGCTGACACCGGATGTGAAAGATAACTTAGTGGCG GCTGCGAGCACTGGCCAAGGTGGAAGGAAAGTTAGTTTTCCTTACTTCATGGCGTTTAATTCCCTTTTGAACAATATGGAACTCATTAAACGTATTTACCTTAACGCGACCAACGGCCATAGATATGAGGAAGTTACCAAAG AGAGATTCCTTCATTCCGCACAAATGATGTCACAGATTACGCCGCTGGAGGTGGACATTCTCTTTCAACTTTGCGACTTGCTTCATCAAACTGG GAAAATTGTGTACAATGATCTCGTGGCTATTACACCTGAGCAGTATTTCAAGCAAATTACGAAACGCCTTGCCGAGATTAAGGCGGTGTCG AGCCCGGAGGAGCGTGGTGTGGTCGTGCAAATACTCGAGAGCGCTTATCGATTCGTGCTCGGATCTGTGGGTGGAG CGGTCGGCGCTACAGCCGTCTATCCAATTGACCTGGTGAAGACGAGGATGCAGAACCAGAGGACCGGATCACTCGTCGGCGAGCTTATGTACAGAAACAGCTTTGATTGTTTGAAAAAG GTGATCCGACACGAAGGTTTCTTCGGCCTCTACAGAGGTTTGCTACCTCAGTTAATGGGTGTCGCCCCGGAGAAAGCCATCAAACTGACCGTAAACGACTTCGTCAGAGATAAGTTCATGGATAAATATGGCAATTTACCCCTTTTTGGGGAAATTCTAGCTGGTGGCTGT GCAGGAGGCTCTCAGGTAATATTTACGAATCCTTTGGAGATCGTGAAGATCCGACTACAGGTGGCTGGAGAAATTGCTGGTGGTTCAAAGGTCAGAGCATGGACTGTTGTCAAGGAATTAGGTCTTTTTGGTTTATATAAA GGTGCTAAGGCGTGTTTCCTGAGAGATATTCCGTTCAGTGCAATTTACTTCCCCATGTATGCTCACACGAAAGCACGATTGGCAGATGAAGGAGGATACAACACTCCTCTGTCACTACTTGTTTCCGGGGCGATCGCTGGTGTGCCTGCAGCAGCGCTGGTTACTCCTGCAGACGTAATAAAGACGAGATTACAA GTCGTAGCCAGAGAGGGTCAGACCACATATAGCGGATTAATGGATTGTGCCAGCAAGATTTACAAAGAAGAAGGTGCTAGGGCGTTTTGGAAAGGAGCTACAGG ACCTGGAAACTTAATTCTAA CACGAGTGTTCAGATCATCGCCTCAATTTGGCGTCACTCTCTTCACATATGAATTACTGCAAAGGCTTTTCGTAATTGATTTCGGTGGCTC TCGACCTACCGGGTCGGAGCAAAAGGTTCCTGCAACAGGAGTAGCACATGAGATTCGTTCTACGAACCCGGACCACATAGGTGGCTATCAGGTGGCTCTGCCCATCTTCACGGGCATAGAAACCAAATTCGGTCTCTGCCTGCCGAGGTTCCAGGCTATCACCGGAAAGTAA
- the Aralar1 gene encoding calcium-binding mitochondrial carrier protein Aralar1 isoform X1, with protein sequence MLKDSLLVRASCQEGSGYLKRANTERLHEIFNQYASQEKNGERFMTPSDFVRSYLGLYTDPDYNPDSVNLLAGIVDTSKDGLISFAEFQAFEGLLCVPDALYKTAFQLFDTNGNGMVAFDEFAEVMRKTELHQRMPFNMNSSFIKLYFGKDKRRLISYPEFSQFLHDFHEEYATEAFKKFDKDGQGFISALDFQDIMLSIKSHLLTPDVKDNLVAAASTGQGGRKVSFPYFMAFNSLLNNMELIKRIYLNATNGHRYEEVTKERFLHSAQMMSQITPLEVDILFQLCDLLHQTGKIVYNDLVAITPEQYFKQITKRLAEIKAVSSPEERGVVVQILESAYRFVLGSVGGAVGATAVYPIDLVKTRMQNQRTGSLVGELMYRNSFDCLKKVIRHEGFFGLYRGLLPQLMGVAPEKAIKLTVNDFVRDKFMDKYGNLPLFGEILAGGCAGGSQVIFTNPLEIVKIRLQVAGEIAGGSKVRAWTVVKELGLFGLYKGAKACFLRDIPFSAIYFPMYAHTKARLADEGGYNTPLSLLVSGAIAGVPAAALVTPADVIKTRLQVVAREGQTTYSGLMDCASKIYKEEGARAFWKGATGPGNLILTRVFRSSPQFGVTLFTYELLQRLFVIDFGGSRPTGSEQKVPATGVAHEIRSTNPDHIGGYQVALPIFTGIETKFGLCLPRFQAITGK encoded by the exons GAGAAGAATGGCGAGAGGTTCATGACCCCGTCTGACTTCGTACGAAGCTACCTTGGCCTCTACACTGATCCAGACTACAATCCTGATTCCGTCAATTTGCTCGCCGGTATCGTCGATACCAGTAAAGATGG GCTCATATCATTCGCCGAGTTCCAGGCGTTCGAAGGGCTGCTCTGCGTACCTGACGCCTTGTACAAGACAGCCTTCCAGTTGTTCGACACTAATGGAAATGGAATGGTTGCGTTTG ACGAGTTCGCTGAGGTGATGCGGAAGACAGAGCTGCATCAACGGATGCCCTTCAACATGAACAGCAGTTTCATTAAACTTTACTTCGGGAAGGACAAACGGAGGCTTATCAGTTATCCGGAGTTCAGTCAATTCTTACAC GATTTCCACGAAGAATACGCGACAGAGGCATTCAAGAAATTTGACAAAGACGGACAAGGTTTCATTTCGGCGTTAGATTTTCAAGATATCATGCTTAGCATTAAGAGTCATCTGCTGACACCGGATGTGAAAGATAACTTAGTGGCG GCTGCGAGCACTGGCCAAGGTGGAAGGAAAGTTAGTTTTCCTTACTTCATGGCGTTTAATTCCCTTTTGAACAATATGGAACTCATTAAACGTATTTACCTTAACGCGACCAACGGCCATAGATATGAGGAAGTTACCAAAG AGAGATTCCTTCATTCCGCACAAATGATGTCACAGATTACGCCGCTGGAGGTGGACATTCTCTTTCAACTTTGCGACTTGCTTCATCAAACTGG GAAAATTGTGTACAATGATCTCGTGGCTATTACACCTGAGCAGTATTTCAAGCAAATTACGAAACGCCTTGCCGAGATTAAGGCGGTGTCG AGCCCGGAGGAGCGTGGTGTGGTCGTGCAAATACTCGAGAGCGCTTATCGATTCGTGCTCGGATCTGTGGGTGGAG CGGTCGGCGCTACAGCCGTCTATCCAATTGACCTGGTGAAGACGAGGATGCAGAACCAGAGGACCGGATCACTCGTCGGCGAGCTTATGTACAGAAACAGCTTTGATTGTTTGAAAAAG GTGATCCGACACGAAGGTTTCTTCGGCCTCTACAGAGGTTTGCTACCTCAGTTAATGGGTGTCGCCCCGGAGAAAGCCATCAAACTGACCGTAAACGACTTCGTCAGAGATAAGTTCATGGATAAATATGGCAATTTACCCCTTTTTGGGGAAATTCTAGCTGGTGGCTGT GCAGGAGGCTCTCAGGTAATATTTACGAATCCTTTGGAGATCGTGAAGATCCGACTACAGGTGGCTGGAGAAATTGCTGGTGGTTCAAAGGTCAGAGCATGGACTGTTGTCAAGGAATTAGGTCTTTTTGGTTTATATAAA GGTGCTAAGGCGTGTTTCCTGAGAGATATTCCGTTCAGTGCAATTTACTTCCCCATGTATGCTCACACGAAAGCACGATTGGCAGATGAAGGAGGATACAACACTCCTCTGTCACTACTTGTTTCCGGGGCGATCGCTGGTGTGCCTGCAGCAGCGCTGGTTACTCCTGCAGACGTAATAAAGACGAGATTACAA GTCGTAGCCAGAGAGGGTCAGACCACATATAGCGGATTAATGGATTGTGCCAGCAAGATTTACAAAGAAGAAGGTGCTAGGGCGTTTTGGAAAGGAGCTACAGG ACCTGGAAACTTAATTCTAA CACGAGTGTTCAGATCATCGCCTCAATTTGGCGTCACTCTCTTCACATATGAATTACTGCAAAGGCTTTTCGTAATTGATTTCGGTGGCTC TCGACCTACCGGGTCGGAGCAAAAGGTTCCTGCAACAGGAGTAGCACATGAGATTCGTTCTACGAACCCGGACCACATAGGTGGCTATCAGGTGGCTCTGCCCATCTTCACGGGCATAGAAACCAAATTCGGTCTCTGCCTGCCGAGGTTCCAGGCTATCACCGGAAAGTAA
- the Aralar1 gene encoding calcium-binding mitochondrial carrier protein Aralar1 isoform X5 yields the protein MGSGYLKRANTERLHEIFNQYASQEKNGERFMTPSDFVRSYLGLYTDPDYNPDSVNLLAGIVDTSKDGLISFAEFQAFEGLLCVPDALYKTAFQLFDTNGNGMVAFDEFAEVMRKTELHQRMPFNMNSSFIKLYFGKDKRRLISYPEFSQFLHDFHEEYATEAFKKFDKDGQGFISALDFQDIMLSIKSHLLTPDVKDNLVAAASTGQGGRKVSFPYFMAFNSLLNNMELIKRIYLNATNGHRYEEVTKERFLHSAQMMSQITPLEVDILFQLCDLLHQTGKIVYNDLVAITPEQYFKQITKRLAEIKAVSSPEERGVVVQILESAYRFVLGSVGGAVGATAVYPIDLVKTRMQNQRTGSLVGELMYRNSFDCLKKVIRHEGFFGLYRGLLPQLMGVAPEKAIKLTVNDFVRDKFMDKYGNLPLFGEILAGGCAGGSQVIFTNPLEIVKIRLQVAGEIAGGSKVRAWTVVKELGLFGLYKGAKACFLRDIPFSAIYFPMYAHTKARLADEGGYNTPLSLLVSGAIAGVPAAALVTPADVIKTRLQVVAREGQTTYSGLMDCASKIYKEEGARAFWKGATGPGNLILTRVFRSSPQFGVTLFTYELLQRLFVIDFGGSRPTGSEQKVPATGVAHEIRSTNPDHIGGYQVALPIFTGIETKFGLCLPRFQAITGK from the exons GAGAAGAATGGCGAGAGGTTCATGACCCCGTCTGACTTCGTACGAAGCTACCTTGGCCTCTACACTGATCCAGACTACAATCCTGATTCCGTCAATTTGCTCGCCGGTATCGTCGATACCAGTAAAGATGG GCTCATATCATTCGCCGAGTTCCAGGCGTTCGAAGGGCTGCTCTGCGTACCTGACGCCTTGTACAAGACAGCCTTCCAGTTGTTCGACACTAATGGAAATGGAATGGTTGCGTTTG ACGAGTTCGCTGAGGTGATGCGGAAGACAGAGCTGCATCAACGGATGCCCTTCAACATGAACAGCAGTTTCATTAAACTTTACTTCGGGAAGGACAAACGGAGGCTTATCAGTTATCCGGAGTTCAGTCAATTCTTACAC GATTTCCACGAAGAATACGCGACAGAGGCATTCAAGAAATTTGACAAAGACGGACAAGGTTTCATTTCGGCGTTAGATTTTCAAGATATCATGCTTAGCATTAAGAGTCATCTGCTGACACCGGATGTGAAAGATAACTTAGTGGCG GCTGCGAGCACTGGCCAAGGTGGAAGGAAAGTTAGTTTTCCTTACTTCATGGCGTTTAATTCCCTTTTGAACAATATGGAACTCATTAAACGTATTTACCTTAACGCGACCAACGGCCATAGATATGAGGAAGTTACCAAAG AGAGATTCCTTCATTCCGCACAAATGATGTCACAGATTACGCCGCTGGAGGTGGACATTCTCTTTCAACTTTGCGACTTGCTTCATCAAACTGG GAAAATTGTGTACAATGATCTCGTGGCTATTACACCTGAGCAGTATTTCAAGCAAATTACGAAACGCCTTGCCGAGATTAAGGCGGTGTCG AGCCCGGAGGAGCGTGGTGTGGTCGTGCAAATACTCGAGAGCGCTTATCGATTCGTGCTCGGATCTGTGGGTGGAG CGGTCGGCGCTACAGCCGTCTATCCAATTGACCTGGTGAAGACGAGGATGCAGAACCAGAGGACCGGATCACTCGTCGGCGAGCTTATGTACAGAAACAGCTTTGATTGTTTGAAAAAG GTGATCCGACACGAAGGTTTCTTCGGCCTCTACAGAGGTTTGCTACCTCAGTTAATGGGTGTCGCCCCGGAGAAAGCCATCAAACTGACCGTAAACGACTTCGTCAGAGATAAGTTCATGGATAAATATGGCAATTTACCCCTTTTTGGGGAAATTCTAGCTGGTGGCTGT GCAGGAGGCTCTCAGGTAATATTTACGAATCCTTTGGAGATCGTGAAGATCCGACTACAGGTGGCTGGAGAAATTGCTGGTGGTTCAAAGGTCAGAGCATGGACTGTTGTCAAGGAATTAGGTCTTTTTGGTTTATATAAA GGTGCTAAGGCGTGTTTCCTGAGAGATATTCCGTTCAGTGCAATTTACTTCCCCATGTATGCTCACACGAAAGCACGATTGGCAGATGAAGGAGGATACAACACTCCTCTGTCACTACTTGTTTCCGGGGCGATCGCTGGTGTGCCTGCAGCAGCGCTGGTTACTCCTGCAGACGTAATAAAGACGAGATTACAA GTCGTAGCCAGAGAGGGTCAGACCACATATAGCGGATTAATGGATTGTGCCAGCAAGATTTACAAAGAAGAAGGTGCTAGGGCGTTTTGGAAAGGAGCTACAGG ACCTGGAAACTTAATTCTAA CACGAGTGTTCAGATCATCGCCTCAATTTGGCGTCACTCTCTTCACATATGAATTACTGCAAAGGCTTTTCGTAATTGATTTCGGTGGCTC TCGACCTACCGGGTCGGAGCAAAAGGTTCCTGCAACAGGAGTAGCACATGAGATTCGTTCTACGAACCCGGACCACATAGGTGGCTATCAGGTGGCTCTGCCCATCTTCACGGGCATAGAAACCAAATTCGGTCTCTGCCTGCCGAGGTTCCAGGCTATCACCGGAAAGTAA
- the Aralar1 gene encoding calcium-binding mitochondrial carrier protein Aralar1 isoform X4 yields MLKDSLLVRASCQEGSGYLKRANTERLHEIFNQYASQEKNGERFMTPSDFVRSYLGLYTDPDYNPDSVNLLAGIVDTSKDGLISFAEFQAFEGLLCVPDALYKTAFQLFDTNGNGMVAFDEFAEVMRKTELHQRMPFNMNSSFIKLYFGKDKRRLISYPEFSQFLHDFHEEYATEAFKKFDKDGQGFISALDFQDIMLSIKSHLLTPDVKDNLVAAASTGQGGRKVSFPYFMAFNSLLNNMELIKRIYLNATNGHRYEEVTKERFLHSAQMMSQITPLEVDILFQLCDLLHQTGKIVYNDLVAITPEQYFKQITKRLAEIKAVSSPEERGVVVQILESAYRFVLGSVGGAVGATAVYPIDLVKTRMQNQRTGSLVGELMYRNSFDCLKKVIRHEGFFGLYRGLLPQLMGVAPEKAIKLTVNDFVRDKFMDKYGNLPLFGEILAGGCAGGSQVIFTNPLEIVKIRLQVAGEIAGGSKVRAWTVVKELGLFGLYKGAKACFLRDIPFSAIYFPMYAHTKARLADEGGYNTPLSLLVSGAIAGVPAAALVTPADVIKTRLQVVAREGQTTYSGLMDCASKIYKEEGARAFWKGATVFRSSPQFGVTLFTYELLQRLFVIDFGGSRPTGSEQKVPATGVAHEIRSTNPDHIGGYQVALPIFTGIETKFGLCLPRFQAITGK; encoded by the exons GAGAAGAATGGCGAGAGGTTCATGACCCCGTCTGACTTCGTACGAAGCTACCTTGGCCTCTACACTGATCCAGACTACAATCCTGATTCCGTCAATTTGCTCGCCGGTATCGTCGATACCAGTAAAGATGG GCTCATATCATTCGCCGAGTTCCAGGCGTTCGAAGGGCTGCTCTGCGTACCTGACGCCTTGTACAAGACAGCCTTCCAGTTGTTCGACACTAATGGAAATGGAATGGTTGCGTTTG ACGAGTTCGCTGAGGTGATGCGGAAGACAGAGCTGCATCAACGGATGCCCTTCAACATGAACAGCAGTTTCATTAAACTTTACTTCGGGAAGGACAAACGGAGGCTTATCAGTTATCCGGAGTTCAGTCAATTCTTACAC GATTTCCACGAAGAATACGCGACAGAGGCATTCAAGAAATTTGACAAAGACGGACAAGGTTTCATTTCGGCGTTAGATTTTCAAGATATCATGCTTAGCATTAAGAGTCATCTGCTGACACCGGATGTGAAAGATAACTTAGTGGCG GCTGCGAGCACTGGCCAAGGTGGAAGGAAAGTTAGTTTTCCTTACTTCATGGCGTTTAATTCCCTTTTGAACAATATGGAACTCATTAAACGTATTTACCTTAACGCGACCAACGGCCATAGATATGAGGAAGTTACCAAAG AGAGATTCCTTCATTCCGCACAAATGATGTCACAGATTACGCCGCTGGAGGTGGACATTCTCTTTCAACTTTGCGACTTGCTTCATCAAACTGG GAAAATTGTGTACAATGATCTCGTGGCTATTACACCTGAGCAGTATTTCAAGCAAATTACGAAACGCCTTGCCGAGATTAAGGCGGTGTCG AGCCCGGAGGAGCGTGGTGTGGTCGTGCAAATACTCGAGAGCGCTTATCGATTCGTGCTCGGATCTGTGGGTGGAG CGGTCGGCGCTACAGCCGTCTATCCAATTGACCTGGTGAAGACGAGGATGCAGAACCAGAGGACCGGATCACTCGTCGGCGAGCTTATGTACAGAAACAGCTTTGATTGTTTGAAAAAG GTGATCCGACACGAAGGTTTCTTCGGCCTCTACAGAGGTTTGCTACCTCAGTTAATGGGTGTCGCCCCGGAGAAAGCCATCAAACTGACCGTAAACGACTTCGTCAGAGATAAGTTCATGGATAAATATGGCAATTTACCCCTTTTTGGGGAAATTCTAGCTGGTGGCTGT GCAGGAGGCTCTCAGGTAATATTTACGAATCCTTTGGAGATCGTGAAGATCCGACTACAGGTGGCTGGAGAAATTGCTGGTGGTTCAAAGGTCAGAGCATGGACTGTTGTCAAGGAATTAGGTCTTTTTGGTTTATATAAA GGTGCTAAGGCGTGTTTCCTGAGAGATATTCCGTTCAGTGCAATTTACTTCCCCATGTATGCTCACACGAAAGCACGATTGGCAGATGAAGGAGGATACAACACTCCTCTGTCACTACTTGTTTCCGGGGCGATCGCTGGTGTGCCTGCAGCAGCGCTGGTTACTCCTGCAGACGTAATAAAGACGAGATTACAA GTCGTAGCCAGAGAGGGTCAGACCACATATAGCGGATTAATGGATTGTGCCAGCAAGATTTACAAAGAAGAAGGTGCTAGGGCGTTTTGGAAAGGAGCTACAG TGTTCAGATCATCGCCTCAATTTGGCGTCACTCTCTTCACATATGAATTACTGCAAAGGCTTTTCGTAATTGATTTCGGTGGCTC TCGACCTACCGGGTCGGAGCAAAAGGTTCCTGCAACAGGAGTAGCACATGAGATTCGTTCTACGAACCCGGACCACATAGGTGGCTATCAGGTGGCTCTGCCCATCTTCACGGGCATAGAAACCAAATTCGGTCTCTGCCTGCCGAGGTTCCAGGCTATCACCGGAAAGTAA
- the Aralar1 gene encoding calcium-binding mitochondrial carrier protein Aralar1 isoform X6, with translation MTPSDFVRSYLGLYTDPDYNPDSVNLLAGIVDTSKDGLISFAEFQAFEGLLCVPDALYKTAFQLFDTNGNGMVAFDEFAEVMRKTELHQRMPFNMNSSFIKLYFGKDKRRLISYPEFSQFLHDFHEEYATEAFKKFDKDGQGFISALDFQDIMLSIKSHLLTPDVKDNLVAAASTGQGGRKVSFPYFMAFNSLLNNMELIKRIYLNATNGHRYEEVTKERFLHSAQMMSQITPLEVDILFQLCDLLHQTGKIVYNDLVAITPEQYFKQITKRLAEIKAVSSPEERGVVVQILESAYRFVLGSVGGAVGATAVYPIDLVKTRMQNQRTGSLVGELMYRNSFDCLKKVIRHEGFFGLYRGLLPQLMGVAPEKAIKLTVNDFVRDKFMDKYGNLPLFGEILAGGCAGGSQVIFTNPLEIVKIRLQVAGEIAGGSKVRAWTVVKELGLFGLYKGAKACFLRDIPFSAIYFPMYAHTKARLADEGGYNTPLSLLVSGAIAGVPAAALVTPADVIKTRLQVVAREGQTTYSGLMDCASKIYKEEGARAFWKGATGPGNLILTRVFRSSPQFGVTLFTYELLQRLFVIDFGGSRPTGSEQKVPATGVAHEIRSTNPDHIGGYQVALPIFTGIETKFGLCLPRFQAITGK, from the exons ATGACCCCGTCTGACTTCGTACGAAGCTACCTTGGCCTCTACACTGATCCAGACTACAATCCTGATTCCGTCAATTTGCTCGCCGGTATCGTCGATACCAGTAAAGATGG GCTCATATCATTCGCCGAGTTCCAGGCGTTCGAAGGGCTGCTCTGCGTACCTGACGCCTTGTACAAGACAGCCTTCCAGTTGTTCGACACTAATGGAAATGGAATGGTTGCGTTTG ACGAGTTCGCTGAGGTGATGCGGAAGACAGAGCTGCATCAACGGATGCCCTTCAACATGAACAGCAGTTTCATTAAACTTTACTTCGGGAAGGACAAACGGAGGCTTATCAGTTATCCGGAGTTCAGTCAATTCTTACAC GATTTCCACGAAGAATACGCGACAGAGGCATTCAAGAAATTTGACAAAGACGGACAAGGTTTCATTTCGGCGTTAGATTTTCAAGATATCATGCTTAGCATTAAGAGTCATCTGCTGACACCGGATGTGAAAGATAACTTAGTGGCG GCTGCGAGCACTGGCCAAGGTGGAAGGAAAGTTAGTTTTCCTTACTTCATGGCGTTTAATTCCCTTTTGAACAATATGGAACTCATTAAACGTATTTACCTTAACGCGACCAACGGCCATAGATATGAGGAAGTTACCAAAG AGAGATTCCTTCATTCCGCACAAATGATGTCACAGATTACGCCGCTGGAGGTGGACATTCTCTTTCAACTTTGCGACTTGCTTCATCAAACTGG GAAAATTGTGTACAATGATCTCGTGGCTATTACACCTGAGCAGTATTTCAAGCAAATTACGAAACGCCTTGCCGAGATTAAGGCGGTGTCG AGCCCGGAGGAGCGTGGTGTGGTCGTGCAAATACTCGAGAGCGCTTATCGATTCGTGCTCGGATCTGTGGGTGGAG CGGTCGGCGCTACAGCCGTCTATCCAATTGACCTGGTGAAGACGAGGATGCAGAACCAGAGGACCGGATCACTCGTCGGCGAGCTTATGTACAGAAACAGCTTTGATTGTTTGAAAAAG GTGATCCGACACGAAGGTTTCTTCGGCCTCTACAGAGGTTTGCTACCTCAGTTAATGGGTGTCGCCCCGGAGAAAGCCATCAAACTGACCGTAAACGACTTCGTCAGAGATAAGTTCATGGATAAATATGGCAATTTACCCCTTTTTGGGGAAATTCTAGCTGGTGGCTGT GCAGGAGGCTCTCAGGTAATATTTACGAATCCTTTGGAGATCGTGAAGATCCGACTACAGGTGGCTGGAGAAATTGCTGGTGGTTCAAAGGTCAGAGCATGGACTGTTGTCAAGGAATTAGGTCTTTTTGGTTTATATAAA GGTGCTAAGGCGTGTTTCCTGAGAGATATTCCGTTCAGTGCAATTTACTTCCCCATGTATGCTCACACGAAAGCACGATTGGCAGATGAAGGAGGATACAACACTCCTCTGTCACTACTTGTTTCCGGGGCGATCGCTGGTGTGCCTGCAGCAGCGCTGGTTACTCCTGCAGACGTAATAAAGACGAGATTACAA GTCGTAGCCAGAGAGGGTCAGACCACATATAGCGGATTAATGGATTGTGCCAGCAAGATTTACAAAGAAGAAGGTGCTAGGGCGTTTTGGAAAGGAGCTACAGG ACCTGGAAACTTAATTCTAA CACGAGTGTTCAGATCATCGCCTCAATTTGGCGTCACTCTCTTCACATATGAATTACTGCAAAGGCTTTTCGTAATTGATTTCGGTGGCTC TCGACCTACCGGGTCGGAGCAAAAGGTTCCTGCAACAGGAGTAGCACATGAGATTCGTTCTACGAACCCGGACCACATAGGTGGCTATCAGGTGGCTCTGCCCATCTTCACGGGCATAGAAACCAAATTCGGTCTCTGCCTGCCGAGGTTCCAGGCTATCACCGGAAAGTAA